The nucleotide window AGGAGTTACTCATAACATGTTAGATGACATCCATAACCATTGGAAGCGGGCAGAAGCTGTGAGGATCAAGTGTTTGGGAGTGCCAACTCTTGACATGGACAATGTTTGCTTCCACCTTGAGGTTTGAACTTAACTCAGTCAGCTCCATTTATCTggatttggttttgatttttggtgTTCGGAAATTATTAGCTCATGGAGATACTAGTGTCTGTGCAGGACAAGTCTGGTGGGAAGATTGTCTACCAGCACATTAATGTCCTCATTTTATACCGGGGTCGAAACTATGATCCGAAGAATCGACCCGTAATACCTGTAATGCTCTGGAAACCGTACACTCCGATATATCCAAAGCTTGTGAAGAATGTTGCTGATGGCTTGACATTTGAAGAAACAAAGGAATTAAGAAACAGAGGACTAAATTCCCCACCTGTTATGAAACTTAGTAAGTGTcttatcaaaaaagaaagaaacctaAAGAagtgaatttgatttttgggaAGTTTCAGATGACgctttgcttttctttgttgtttatAATAGTAAACGGGATATGGAAACAATTTATGGTTCCCTTCTGTTAGCTtgcttttttattgtttgatgTTATTCCCTGCAGCTAGAAATGGTGTGTATGTGAATGTTGTGGATAGAATCAGGGAGGCTTTCAAGACTGAGGAGGTAGTGAGACTAGACTGCACACATGTTGGTACCAGTGATTGCAAAAGGATAGGCGTGAAATTAAGGGTAGGACTTGTATTGGGTTGAATTGgagttttctttctgttttagGTGGTAGTTGTGGGTTTCTATTCCGTTCTTATGCTTCTTGTTTTCTGCATctatctcaagtttctcccttaAGTGATCTATCCCCTTGTGTATTCTATATATTCAGGATCTGGTACCTTGCATCCCTCTTTTGTTCAAGGATGAGCAGATTGTACTCTGGAGGGGAAAGAGAGATCAAGAACAAGACTCCAAGTGCAGGGATAGAAGTGAAAAGTTTGCAGATGCTTAAGTGTGGTCAGGTTTGGTACTCAattctaaaagaaaaattctcaAATACAAATGCCAATGCTATATCTGGAAATTTTTTAtgtcaaaattttgtttgtgaCACAGTGCGTTAAAATGTTGTATGCCAAATACCAAAAAAGTCTTCCAATTACTATTCTCTTGTCAACCTCCATTCCTCTTGCATTTAGTTACAACTCTTGTTTTCCTTCACCACTGAACTACCATTTCCCCTGCCATATCTTTAGGCTCATTATGTTCGCTTGAAGAACCTAGAAATGGATTATaacttaaatttaaaaattaagaataaattaaatgaCAACCGAAGggataaattaattgacatgagtTGTACATCACTTgtcacatcatgtggtattaACATGTGGTCTTCCTAGCATTATTGGTGTTATAAATGTCTATGCTTTTATGCACAGCACACGCAAAAGTTTTATGAATCCATAGACAATTTTACACTCACGTGGAATACCCCACTTGCATGGTAGAATGACCCAGGCCCTTCTACCATATTGATGGTTGTATGGTACAAGGTGCTAGTGTTCTGGATTCATAACACCTTTTGtgtgtggtttgggcaaaagTTTTGTGGGTTTAGACTTTTGTGTGTGTCTGGCTCTACCATATAGCCACTAATTagatgaagaaagaatccatgaacTTTAGAGCTCTCACCCATTGTTTGTtgtcaatttttcaatttttctgttCTCTCATCTTTCTCAGTGCATATTCTCATCACAGATTAGGAAAGGAGAAGACAATAAACAACAAGGAAAATCTGGGAATGCATTCAGAACTAATTAAGATATATAGTAATATGCAACAATTGGTTGAGGATCATCCAAGATCAAATTTTTgaaaacttaaataattttttaatcagTTTGTACATCGTATacctacttttttttaataaacatttCTGGTCATTTTGGTAGAAGCAGACACAACTTTTAGGCATTCAAGAGTTACATACAAGACAATGAGAGATCAAGAGTTTTTACATCTTGTTAAAGTACAACTATGAGGAGTTGCAACAAATTTCGGGTGGCCTCAAAAAATAGGCAACAAGATGAAACAACTGAAATAGACAATCTGACCTTTCTGTTTTATTCgtatttgctttttttagttttaatatcTAAACTTTAATTCACCTCCAGCTTCTTCAAGCGATAGTACTATAttacacaaagaaaaataaaatatagccAAAGGAATTGATAGATGGATGATGGTTTGGTGGATAATATAGGAACAGTGTAACTAGGAGGAGAAATTGCGGTGGAAAAATTAACAGTTGTTGGAAATCAAATGTTTTCTTTGGCACACAACATTGGAAGGTAAAGTTCCATATGAAGTATTTTGGTAGTGTAGCTTGTCAAATATGGCATTGGCATATCAGTTAGCTCTTGCAGACCGCTAATCACTCATCTCATCCAAGTCGCACAGGTCTGGTGCTCACCAATTCAGGTCATATTCGTACTGCCAATGGTTTAATTAGTCTTCTCCAACACCCAGCAAGCTGCAAAAGAGGGAACTCTATCGAAGATGATTGGGTGCGCTTAGAGATGTGGTAGGAATGATACCATATTACGTTCTCTGCATGTGTTGCCACTAGACTGAAGAAGTTGGTAAAATCAAATGAGACTGCCATTTCATATTTAACAGATCTCATGAGGAGGACGTTCTTAATGTACAAGGCCATTATGCTGCATCAAAATGGGAGAAGAATTGCAGAAGGCACTTGGGAGACCATAATTTCCCACCTTTTGGTTCTTGTTAGCATTCAAAGTTTCAACTGTAATCTCTTTGCATATGCGTGTGACACCTTTGTAATCTAATGTGaatgtattcttttttgaataaactcaaaaatgattccttttgtgaattttGCATTTTAAAGTAGTTTTGAATTGTTGccttacatttttttaaaagcaattcTTGAGGCCTCACCTCACCATTACcctatggtttttttttttttttatatttattttatttatctatcCTTTTTCTGGAAATGATCTTTGTATATTTGTTTGTACAGATAAATACTTCATATTGCACCATGGAATTGTTTTATAACCAAAACGAAGAGAGAATTGTTTTTAAGATATTTGGAAGTCAGCCCCACCACAGATGTGCCAATATGTTTAAAAGAAACATTCAGTAGCCAATGGGGCCAGGAACTTTTAACCAGAGTTGTGTATGATCTAATCCTTCGATCCTGAATGTATAGCCAGAAAGACATACTGCAAAGAACAACATAAAGGGCGAACTATATACGTTACAttagacaaaaataaagggaGAATCTTACCACATATACTATACACAGAGTTCAACAATATCCTGAAGTTCTTGCATATTCAAACTGCTTAAAAAACCAGTTTTCCAGACACATCAACCAGTTGAGAGAACTCAATTAGCACATTGTGGACCCACCGTGTTCTACCAATTCAAGCAGCAATGATTGGATTCTATTTGCACATTAACCAGTTGGTAGATGATTAAATCTTATACATAAAAACCCCTGATTTGACAAAATCAGGTGAAGCCATCACATGCATGACAAGTTCTATGGTGCCACAAGTATACTCCTTAGTTCATGTCTCTTCTCAGCAACACATCCAGAACTGACCAACGAGGTTATCCAGACCTGATCAGACCTTACaggctcatcatcatcattcctATGCCAGGTCCAAAAGGCATGGGTCGAATTCACTATCTTCAGCTCACCATGACCAAAACTTGCTTCCCGGAAAACTGACCACTCAGGAGATGGGTTTATATACCTGCCAATGCGAATCGAATTTCAGGATTGTATTGCCAATCACATgagaaaacaaatattctattttcctatattgaaaattttgagcaCAACAACATACTTGTGAGCTAAACCTTCTCTGTTTCCTCCATCACCAATGGTTATGTGGACAGCGCCGCATGTATCTGATTTTCCACTGTTCACACGTTTCTGTCAAATGGGCTAGCGTGAATTAAAAACTGAAAGCCCCAAATTTATACTAAACAAATATATGCTGAATTAGCATAGCTATACCGTGCGTTCATAAGCATGAACATGACCAGCGAGCACTATATCCACACTGGCAGCATACAGTAATGGCTCCATTGCTGCCATCATGCTGTCCCCTTCACCTTGATGAGCCTTGTTACTATTGTACCAGGGCACATGAAAGAGCGCAACCAGCCAAGG belongs to Prunus persica cultivar Lovell chromosome G4, Prunus_persica_NCBIv2, whole genome shotgun sequence and includes:
- the LOC18778407 gene encoding CRS2-associated factor 2, mitochondrial isoform X2 produces the protein MLKLLPWRPSPHKTLTLDPAKPFSSLSRFLSHSLSEDQYEDDPPFSPVSKPPKPKKNKTQNKDPDTKNEPTRPLKSDLPFDFSYSYSETNPKVEPIAFRESPKFSPFGPGRLDRKWTGTVAPTQQEVDLNRVAEERIRVLGDPLTEEEVAKLVERYRHSDCARQINMGKGGVTHNMLDDIHNHWKRAEAVRIKCLGVPTLDMDNVCFHLEDKSGGKIVYQHINVLILYRGRNYDPKNRPVIPVMLWKPYTPIYPKLVKNVADGLTFEETKELRNRGLNSPPVMKLTRNGVYVNVVDRIREAFKTEEVVRLDCTHVGTSDCKRIGVKLRDLVPCIPLLFKDEQIVLWRGKRDQEQDSKCRDRSEKFADA
- the LOC18778407 gene encoding CRS2-associated factor 2, mitochondrial isoform X1; the protein is MQLKLLPWRPSPHKTLTLDPAKPFSSLSRFLSHSLSEDQYEDDPPFSPVSKPPKPKKNKTQNKDPDTKNEPTRPLKSDLPFDFSYSYSETNPKVEPIAFRESPKFSPFGPGRLDRKWTGTVAPTQQEVDLNRVAEERIRVLGDPLTEEEVAKLVERYRHSDCARQINMGKGGVTHNMLDDIHNHWKRAEAVRIKCLGVPTLDMDNVCFHLEDKSGGKIVYQHINVLILYRGRNYDPKNRPVIPVMLWKPYTPIYPKLVKNVADGLTFEETKELRNRGLNSPPVMKLTRNGVYVNVVDRIREAFKTEEVVRLDCTHVGTSDCKRIGVKLRDLVPCIPLLFKDEQIVLWRGKRDQEQDSKCRDRSEKFADA